The Paramisgurnus dabryanus chromosome 1, PD_genome_1.1, whole genome shotgun sequence genome includes a window with the following:
- the ttll1 gene encoding polyglutamylase complex subunit TTLL1 produces the protein MAGKVKWVTDIEKSVLINNFEKRGWTQVTDSDDWNFYWMSIQTIRNVFSVDTGYRLSDDQMVNHFPNHYELTRKDLMIKNIKRYRKELEKESSPLAEKDESGKYLHLDFVPVTFMLPSDYNLFVEEFRKSPSSTWIMKPCGKAQGKGIFLINKLSQIKKWSRDSRTSSFVAANSGKEAYVISLYIDNPLLIGGKKFDLRLYVLVTSYRPLKCYMYKLGFCRFCTVKYTPSTSELDNMFVHLTNVAIQKHGDDYNHVHGGKWAISNLRLYLESTRGHDVTNHLFDQINWIVVHSLKAVAPVMNNDKHCFECYGYDIIIDDRLKPWLIEVNASPSLTSSTANDRILKYNLINDTLNIVTPNGEIPECRWNRSLPKEALGHYEVLYDEEQAVSESAERDLRSRSGQSSGSKGARSSSVRPFPATWK, from the exons ATGGCTGGTAAAGTGAAGTGGGTCACAGACATTGAGAAATCTGTGCTCATTAATAACTTTGAGAAGAGAGGCTGGACACAAGTGACCGACAGCGATGACTGGAACTTTTATTG GATGAGTATTCAGACCATCAGGAACGTCTTCAGCGTGGACACGGGTTATCGTCTGTCAGATGATCAGATGGTCAATCACTTCCCCAATCACTATGAGCTGACCAGAAAAGACCTGAtgatcaaaaacatcaaacGCTACAGAAAAGAGCTGGAGAAAGAGAGCAGTCCTTTAGCAGAAAAAGATGAGAGCGGAAAATACCTTCACCTGG ATTTTGTGCCGGTGACGTTCATGTTGCCCTCGGACTATAACCTGTTTGTGGAGGAGTTCAGGAAGAGTCCATCCAGCACGTGGATCATGAAACCGTGTGGAAAAGCTCAAGGGAAAGGCATCTTCCTCATCAACAAGCTCTCACAGATCAAGAAATGGTCTCGTGACAGTCGCACATCCTC GTTTGTAGCAGCAAACAGCGGTAAGGAAGCGTACGTGATCTCTTTATATATTGACAATCCGCTGTTGATCGGAGGGAAGAAGTTTGACTTGCGTCTGTATGTGTTGGTGACCAGCTATCGACCTCTGAAATGTTACAT GTATAAACTGGGATTCTGTCGTTTCTGTACAGTGAAGTACACTCCCAGCACCAGCGAACTGGACAACATGTTCGTCCATCTCACAAATGTTGCCATCCAGAAACACGGA GATGACTATAATCACGTCCATGGAGGAAAGTGGGCGATCAGTAACTTGCGTCTCTATCTGGAGAGCACCAGAGGACATGATGTCACCAATCACCTGTTTGATCAGATCAACTGGATCGTCGTTCATTCCCTAAAGGCCGTAGCT CCGGTCATGAACAATGACAAACACTGCTTTGAGTGTTACGGTTATGACATCATTATTGATGACAGACTCAAACCCTGGTTAATCGAG GTGAATGCGTCACCTTCTTTGACCTCCAGCACAGCCAACGACCGGATCCTGAAATATAACCTCATCAACGACACGCTGAACATCGTCACACCCAACGGTGAAATCCCAGAATGCCGCTGGAACCGCAGCCTCCCCAAAGAGGCTCTGGGACACTATGAAGTCCT TTACGATGAGGAACAGGCTGTGAGCGAGAGCGCCGAGCGTGACCTCCGGAGCCGATCCGGTCAGTCATCTGGATCAAAGGGCGCGAGATCAAGCAGCGTCCGACCCTTCCCAGCCACCTGGAAGTGA
- the LOC135752649 gene encoding C-type mannose receptor 2-like — protein MTWTEAQRYCRENYTDLATVNNINDMNDMNQLMKSGVWIGLMNTGVYKWKWSLGDPVKYTNWSNGDSNGPDDCVYMRDGSWHHQSCNMKMRFICYNESSKGFIIDDSSVSWRDAQIFCRQHHTDLTSVRNQTENQQIQKIMNDKHISEVWIGLFSDSWEWSDKSESGFRNWHPNEPNNPYTEKCAEFNPGQWNNVACSNSLTFVCYEDNLILIQMNLSWSEALRYCRENHVDLVSVDSEEIQFMVTDVIHQSSTDAVWMGLRHSCAVGLWFWVNGEMVCYQNWASGNGTSDVNCDTVKSGAVQSGGDHLWISRPESQQLNFICSSKDN, from the exons ATGACCTGGACTGAAGCTCAGAGATACTGCAGAGAAAACTACACAGATCTGGCCACAGTCAACAACATCAATGACATGAACGACATGAATCAGCTGATGAAGAGTGGTGTCTGGATTGGCCTGATGAATACAGGTGTTTATAAATGGAAGTGGTCTCTGGGAGATCCTGTGAAATATACAAACTGGTCTAATGGAGACTCAAATGGTCCAGATGATTGTGTTTATATGAGAGATGGATCATGGCATCATCAGAGCTGTAATATGAAGATGAGATTCATCTGCTACAATG aGAGCAGTAAAGGATTCATCATTGATGATTCTTCAGTATCATGGAGAGACGCTCAGATCTTCTGCAGACAGCATCATACTGATCTGACCAGTGTGAGGAATCAGACTGAGAATCAACAGATTCAGAAGATCATGAATGACAAACACATATCTGAAGTCTGGATTGGTCTGTTCAGTGACTCATGGGAGTGGTCAGATAAAAGTGAATCTGGATTCAGAAACTGGCATCCTAATGAACCAAATAATCCTTATACTGAAAAATGTGCAGAGTTCAATCCGGGTCAATGGAATAATGTGGCTTGCAGTAACTCTCTGACCTTTGTGTGTTATGAAG ATAATCTGATATTGATCCAGATGAATCTGAGCTGGTCTGAAGCTCTGAGATACTGCAGAGAGAATCATGTGGATCTGGTTTCAGTTGATTCAGAGGAGATTCAGTTCATGGTGACAGACGTGATTCATCAGTCCTCTACTGACGCCGTGTGGATGGGGTTACGTCACTCCTGTGCTGTTGGTCTTTGGTTCTGGGTGAATGGAGAGATGGTCTGCTATCAGAATTGGGCTTCAGGGAACGGGACATCAGATGTGAATTGTGACACTGTAAAATCTGGAGCAGTTCAGTCTGGAGGAGATCATCTATGGATCAGCCGCCCTGAATCTCAACAACTCAACTTCATCTGCAGCAGCAAAgataattaa